A single region of the Lates calcarifer isolate ASB-BC8 linkage group LG16_LG22, TLL_Latcal_v3, whole genome shotgun sequence genome encodes:
- the epas1b gene encoding endothelial PAS domain-containing protein 1b: MRENMTADKEKKRSSSERRKEKSRDAARCRRSKETEVFYELAHQLPLPHSVSSHLDKASIMRLAISFLRTRKLLATGCSSRSSDGDEDGQMDSLYLKSLEGFITVVTSDGDMIFLSENINKFMGLTQVELTGHSIFDFTHPCDHEEIRENLSLKTAGSGFGKKGKELSTERDFFMRMKCTVTNRGRTVNLKSASWKVLHCTGHLKMYNSCPPRVLCGFKEPPLTCAVLMCEPIPHPSNIDTPLDSKTFLSRHSMDMKFTYCDERVTELMGYTPEDLLGRSVYDFYHALDSDSVTKSHHNLCTKGQAVSGQYRMLAKNGGYIWVETQGTVIYNSRNSQPQCIVCINYVLSDIEEKSMIFSLEQTESLFKPRHMSSFFTAGGAGVTGEPGDALFTKLKEEPEDLAQLAPTPGDTIISLDFGRPQFDVQGAAMLPPGPPSWASESHKPAPPASGQTPAPVPGDMANMAGTFTVQQNPPPGSATPSLSSCSTPSSPGDYYSSVESDLKVELTEKLFALDTESNNTADTERDLSDLDLETLAPYIPMDGEDFQLNPIIPESEPLEGGPAGSLGSSSSSLPQTHQGSQQRFSNIASLFQPLSSPPQPQSHYQSQPAASWATGEKRSSSQETLNHHMMGHMQNPPYQAPASTPLSSMGGRQNLQWPPDPLLTYKQQQPQAAKAYLMDNSGEARPSCQQNMTHLMQKQRSIDNFVQAYRDMSPARVAMTNTIKRSFTQMAVGESKPSEIMWKKMRGDGCVTMDRSLSAGSLAESGMSRMMPGSMSSCLSSLQQHRKSQYPGNGIGGASEKAFSQKSCNYTDYNMLPSTKTEGIASRLLGPSFEPSCLPELTRYDCEVNVPLQGNLHLLQGCDLLRALDQAT, encoded by the exons gctgcagcagcagaagcagtgaTGGTGATGAGGACGGACAGATGGATAGTCTGTACCTGAAGTCTCTCGAGGGCTTTATCACCGTGGTAACATCAGACGGCGATATGATATTCCTGTCCGAGAACATCAACAAATTCATGGGGCTCACACAG gtGGAGCTCACTGGTCACAGCATCTTTGACTTCACCCATCCATGCGACCACGAGGAGATCAGAGAAAACCTCAGCCTGAAGACAGCTG GCAGTGGCTTCGGTAAAAAAGGCAAAGAGCTGAGTACTGAGCGGGATTTCTTCATGAGGATGAAATGCACGGTGACCAACAGAGGACGCACAGTCAACCTCAAGTCAGCCAGCTGGAAG GTGCTGCACTGCACCGGGCACCTGAAGATGTACAACAGCTGCCCTCCCAGGGTGCTGTGTGGCTTCAAAGAGCCTCCGCTTACCTGCGCTGTTCTGATGTGCGAACCCATCCCACACCCATCCAACATCGACACGCCTCTGGACAGCAAGACCTTCCTGAGCAGACACAGCATGGACATGAAGTTCACCTACTGTGATGAGAG GGTAACAGAACTGATGGGTTACACTCCTGAGGATCTGCTGGGACGCTCGGTCTACGACTTTTACCACGCCCTGGACTCAGACAGTGTCACCAAGAGCCACCACAACT tgtgcaCCAAGGGTCAGGCAGTGAGCGGTCAGTACCGAATGCTGGCTAAGAACGGAGGTTACATCTGGGTTGAAACTCAAGGAACTGTTATTTATAACAGCCGCAACTCCCAGCCCCAGTGCATCGTGTGCATAAACTATGTCCTTAG CGACATTGAGGAGAAGTCAATGATTTTCTCCTTGGAGCAGACAGAGTCCCTGTTCAAGCCGCGCCACATGAGCAGTTTCTTCACCGCTGGAGGTGCGGGTGTGACTGGAGAGCCGGGAGATGCCCTTTTCACCAAACTCAAAGAAGAGCCGGAAGACCTGGCCCAGCTGGCTCCGACACCTGGAGACACGATCATTTCCCTCGACTTCG GTCGCCCTCAGTTCGACGTTCAAGGCGCAGCTATGCTCCCTCCAGGGCCTCCGTCCTGGGCTAGCGAGAGCCACAAGCCTGCCCCTCCAGCATCGGGCCAAACCCCAGCTCCGGTTCCAGGGGATATGGCTAACATGGCTGGCACGTTCACTGTGCAGCAGAATCCGCCACCGGGCAGCGCCACCCCGAgcctcagcagctgctccacG CCGAGCAGCCCAGGTGATTATTACAGCTCAGTGGAGAGTGACCTGAAGGTGGAGCTGACTGAGAAGCTGTTTGCTTTGGACACAGAGAGCAACAAcactgcagacactgag AGGGACTTAAGTGACTTGGACCTGGAGACTCTGGCTCCTTATATCCCCATGGATGGAGAAGACTTCCAGCTGAATCCCATCATCCCAGAGTCTGAACCCCTGGAGGGGGGTCCGGCAGGATCCCtgggaagcagcagcagcagcctgccacaaacacaccagGGCTCCCAGCAGAGGTTTAGCAACATCGCCAGCCTCTTCCAGCCCCTGTCCTCCCCTCCTCAGCCCCAAAGCCACTACCAGTCCCAGCCTGCTGCATCCTGGGCtacaggagagaagagaagctcTAGCCAGGAGACCCTGAACCACCACATGATGGGGCACATGCAGAATCCCCCATACCAGGCCCCAGCCAGCACCCCTCTGTCCTCCATGGGTGGCAGGCAGAATCTGCAGTGGCCACCAGACCCTCTGTTAAcctacaaacaacaacaaccacaagcCGCCAAGGCCTACCTGATGGACAATTCAGGAGAGGCACGCCCATCCTGCCAACAGAATATGACACATCTCATGCAGAAACAGAG ATCCATTGACAACTTTGTACAAGCCTACAGAGACATGAGTCCAGCCAGAGTGGCCATGACCAACACTATCAAGCGCTCCTTCACCCAGATGGCTGTG GGTGAAAGCAAGCCTTCAGAAATCATGTGGAAGAAGATGAGGGGTGATGGCTGTGTCACCATGGATCGCTCCCTCAGCGCAGGGTCACTGGCAG AGTCGGGGATGAGCAGGATGATGCCAGGCAGCATGTCTTCATGTCTCAGCTCTCTGCAACAGCACAGGAAGTCTCAGTATCCAGGAAATGGGATAGGTGGTGCAAGTGAGAAAGCCTTCTCCCAAAAGAGCTGCAACTACACTGACTACAACATGCTGCCTTCTACCAAGACTGAGG GTATAGCTAGCCGTCTGTTGGGCCCTTCGTTTGAGCCTTCCTGTCTGCCGGAGTTGACCCGCTACGACTGCGAGGTCAACGTCCCACTGCAGGGCAACCTGCACCTCCTCCAGGGCTGTGACCTGCTGAGAGCCCTGGACCAGGCCACCTAG